One window from the genome of Mustela lutreola isolate mMusLut2 chromosome 11, mMusLut2.pri, whole genome shotgun sequence encodes:
- the OGFOD2 gene encoding 2-oxoglutarate and iron-dependent oxygenase domain-containing protein 2 isoform X1 has translation MATAGAPRRFCRCACFCSENLYVARYGLHVRFRGEQQLRRDYGPILRSRGCVSPKDFQQLVGELEQEVERRQRLGQESAARKALISKSYLPVRPDVYNTLQDEALAPEFLAAAEYSRSPGADFEGLLQRLETVSGEKRIYRVPVFTAAFCQALLEELEHFEQSDMPKGRPNTMNNYGVLLHELGLDEPLVTPLRERFLQPLMALLYPDCGGGWLDSHRAFVVKYAPGQDRELGCHYDNAELTLNVALGKAFTGGALYFGGLFQAPSALTRPLEVEHMVGQGILHRGGQLHGARPLGTGERWNLVVWLRASAVRNRLCPMCCRKPDLVDDEGFGDGFTREEPTTVDVCALT, from the exons ATGGCGACGGCTGGGGCCCCGCGGCGCTTCTGCCGCTGCGCCTGCTTCTGCTCCGAGAACCTGTACGTGGCGCGCTACGGGCTCCACGTGCGCTTCCGGGGCGAGCAGCAGCTGCGCCGGGACTACGGCCCG ATCCTGCGCAGCCGCGGGTGTGTCAGCCCCAAGGACTTCCAGCAGCTCGTAGGAGAG CTTGAGCAGGAGGTGGAGCGCCGGCAGCGGCTGGGGCAGGAGTCGGCTGCCAGGAAAGCCCTCATTTCGAAATCCTACCTCCCAGTGAGGCCTGATGTCTACAACACGCTGCAG GATGAGGCTCTGGCCCCCGAGTTTTTGGCCGCAGCCGAGTACAGCAGATCACCAGGTGCAGACTTTGAAGGCCTTCTCCAGCGGCTGGAGACGGTGTCTG GGGAGAAGCGTATCTACCGGGTGCCGGTGTTCACAGCAGCGTTCTGCCAGGCCCTGCTGGAGGAGCTGGAGCACTTCGAGCAGTCAGACATGCCCAAGGGAAGACCCAACACCATGAACAATTATGGG GTGCTGCTGCACGAGCTAGGCCTGGATGAGCCGCTGGTGACGCCACTGCGGGAGCGTTTCCTGCAGCCGCTGATGGCCCTGCTGTACCCAGACTGTGGCGGGGGCTGGCTCGACAGCCACCGGGCCTTCGTGGTCAAATACGCCCCGGGCCAGGACCGGGAGCTCGGCTGCCACTATGATAACGCGGAGCTCACCCTCAACGTGGCCCTTGGCAAGGCCTTTACAGGGGGCGCCTTGTACTTTGGGGGCCTCTTCCAG GCACCGTCAGCCCTGACCAGACCCCTGGAGGTGGAGCACATGGTGGGCCAGGGCATCCTGCACCGGGGCGGCCAGCTGCACGGGGCCCGGCCACTGGGCACGGGCGAGCGCTGGAACCTTGTCGTCTGGCTCCGGGCCTCCGCTGTGCGCAACCGCCTGTGCCCCATGTGCTGCCGCAAACCCGACCTGGTGGACGACGAGGGCTTCGGCGACGGCTTCACCCGCGAGGAGCCCACCACCGTGGATGTGTGCGCGCTGACTTGA
- the OGFOD2 gene encoding 2-oxoglutarate and iron-dependent oxygenase domain-containing protein 2 isoform X2, producing MATAGAPRRFCRCACFCSENLYVARYGLHVRFRGEQQLRRDYGPILRSRGCVSPKDFQQLVGEDEALAPEFLAAAEYSRSPGADFEGLLQRLETVSGEKRIYRVPVFTAAFCQALLEELEHFEQSDMPKGRPNTMNNYGVLLHELGLDEPLVTPLRERFLQPLMALLYPDCGGGWLDSHRAFVVKYAPGQDRELGCHYDNAELTLNVALGKAFTGGALYFGGLFQAPSALTRPLEVEHMVGQGILHRGGQLHGARPLGTGERWNLVVWLRASAVRNRLCPMCCRKPDLVDDEGFGDGFTREEPTTVDVCALT from the exons ATGGCGACGGCTGGGGCCCCGCGGCGCTTCTGCCGCTGCGCCTGCTTCTGCTCCGAGAACCTGTACGTGGCGCGCTACGGGCTCCACGTGCGCTTCCGGGGCGAGCAGCAGCTGCGCCGGGACTACGGCCCG ATCCTGCGCAGCCGCGGGTGTGTCAGCCCCAAGGACTTCCAGCAGCTCGTAGGAGAG GATGAGGCTCTGGCCCCCGAGTTTTTGGCCGCAGCCGAGTACAGCAGATCACCAGGTGCAGACTTTGAAGGCCTTCTCCAGCGGCTGGAGACGGTGTCTG GGGAGAAGCGTATCTACCGGGTGCCGGTGTTCACAGCAGCGTTCTGCCAGGCCCTGCTGGAGGAGCTGGAGCACTTCGAGCAGTCAGACATGCCCAAGGGAAGACCCAACACCATGAACAATTATGGG GTGCTGCTGCACGAGCTAGGCCTGGATGAGCCGCTGGTGACGCCACTGCGGGAGCGTTTCCTGCAGCCGCTGATGGCCCTGCTGTACCCAGACTGTGGCGGGGGCTGGCTCGACAGCCACCGGGCCTTCGTGGTCAAATACGCCCCGGGCCAGGACCGGGAGCTCGGCTGCCACTATGATAACGCGGAGCTCACCCTCAACGTGGCCCTTGGCAAGGCCTTTACAGGGGGCGCCTTGTACTTTGGGGGCCTCTTCCAG GCACCGTCAGCCCTGACCAGACCCCTGGAGGTGGAGCACATGGTGGGCCAGGGCATCCTGCACCGGGGCGGCCAGCTGCACGGGGCCCGGCCACTGGGCACGGGCGAGCGCTGGAACCTTGTCGTCTGGCTCCGGGCCTCCGCTGTGCGCAACCGCCTGTGCCCCATGTGCTGCCGCAAACCCGACCTGGTGGACGACGAGGGCTTCGGCGACGGCTTCACCCGCGAGGAGCCCACCACCGTGGATGTGTGCGCGCTGACTTGA
- the OGFOD2 gene encoding 2-oxoglutarate and iron-dependent oxygenase domain-containing protein 2 isoform X3: MPKGRPNTMNNYGVLLHELGLDEPLVTPLRERFLQPLMALLYPDCGGGWLDSHRAFVVKYAPGQDRELGCHYDNAELTLNVALGKAFTGGALYFGGLFQAPSALTRPLEVEHMVGQGILHRGGQLHGARPLGTGERWNLVVWLRASAVRNRLCPMCCRKPDLVDDEGFGDGFTREEPTTVDVCALT, from the exons ATGCCCAAGGGAAGACCCAACACCATGAACAATTATGGG GTGCTGCTGCACGAGCTAGGCCTGGATGAGCCGCTGGTGACGCCACTGCGGGAGCGTTTCCTGCAGCCGCTGATGGCCCTGCTGTACCCAGACTGTGGCGGGGGCTGGCTCGACAGCCACCGGGCCTTCGTGGTCAAATACGCCCCGGGCCAGGACCGGGAGCTCGGCTGCCACTATGATAACGCGGAGCTCACCCTCAACGTGGCCCTTGGCAAGGCCTTTACAGGGGGCGCCTTGTACTTTGGGGGCCTCTTCCAG GCACCGTCAGCCCTGACCAGACCCCTGGAGGTGGAGCACATGGTGGGCCAGGGCATCCTGCACCGGGGCGGCCAGCTGCACGGGGCCCGGCCACTGGGCACGGGCGAGCGCTGGAACCTTGTCGTCTGGCTCCGGGCCTCCGCTGTGCGCAACCGCCTGTGCCCCATGTGCTGCCGCAAACCCGACCTGGTGGACGACGAGGGCTTCGGCGACGGCTTCACCCGCGAGGAGCCCACCACCGTGGATGTGTGCGCGCTGACTTGA
- the ARL6IP4 gene encoding ADP-ribosylation factor-like protein 6-interacting protein 4 isoform X2, whose amino-acid sequence MAHVSSRKRSKSRSRSRGRGSEKRRKKSSKDAARSCSASRSQDHKASNTSSGVEERSKHKARRRPRSSSSSSSSSSSSSSSSSSSSSSSSDGRKKRGKHKDKKRKKKKKKRKKKLKKKSKEEVKLQQDEALPGPSLDQWHRSAEEEEHGPVLTDEQKSRIQAMKPMTKEEWDARQSIIRKVVDPETGRTRLIKGDGEVLEEIVTKERHREINKQATRGDGLAFQMRAGLLP is encoded by the exons ATGGCTCACGTCAGCTCTCGCAAGCGCTCCAAGAGCCGAAGCCGGTCCCGGGGCCGCGGGtcggaaaagagaaggaagaagagcagtAAGGACGCTGCTCGGAGCTGCTCGGCTTCTAGATCCCAAGACCACAAGGCCAGCAACACCTCCtctggggtggagg AGAGAAGCAAGCACAAGGCCCGGAGGAGACCACggtccagctcctcctcctcttcttccagtTCTTCTAGCTCTTCTTCCTCTTCGtcgtcctcctcttcctccagtgATGGCCGGAAGAAGCGGGGGAAGCACAAggacaagaagaggaagaagaagaagaagaaaaggaagaagaagttgaagaagaaaagcaaggagGAGGTAAAGCTGCAGCAGGACGAGGCTCTGCCGGGACCCTCGCTCGACCAGTGGCACAGATCGGCTGAGGAGGAAGAGCATGGGCCAG TCCTGACGGATGAACAGAAGTCCCGCATCCAGGCCATGAAGCCCATGACCAAGGAGGAGTGGGATGCCCGGCAGAGCATTATCCGGAAGGTGGTGGACCCAGAGACAGGACGCACCAG gctcaTTAAGGGAGATGGTGAGGTCTTAGAGGAAATCGTGACGAAGGAACGACACAGAGAGATCAACAAG CAAGCCACCCGAGGGGATGGCCTGGCCTTCCAGATGCGAGCTGGGCTGCTACCCTGA
- the ARL6IP4 gene encoding ADP-ribosylation factor-like protein 6-interacting protein 4 isoform X1, with the protein MAHVSSRKRSKSRSRSRGRGSEKRRKKSSKDAARSCSASRSQDHKASNTSSGVEASPSPCITERSKHKARRRPRSSSSSSSSSSSSSSSSSSSSSSSSDGRKKRGKHKDKKRKKKKKKRKKKLKKKSKEEVKLQQDEALPGPSLDQWHRSAEEEEHGPVLTDEQKSRIQAMKPMTKEEWDARQSIIRKVVDPETGRTRLIKGDGEVLEEIVTKERHREINKQATRGDGLAFQMRAGLLP; encoded by the exons ATGGCTCACGTCAGCTCTCGCAAGCGCTCCAAGAGCCGAAGCCGGTCCCGGGGCCGCGGGtcggaaaagagaaggaagaagagcagtAAGGACGCTGCTCGGAGCTGCTCGGCTTCTAGATCCCAAGACCACAAGGCCAGCAACACCTCCtctggggtggagg CCTCACCTTCTCCCTGCATCACAGAGAGAAGCAAGCACAAGGCCCGGAGGAGACCACggtccagctcctcctcctcttcttccagtTCTTCTAGCTCTTCTTCCTCTTCGtcgtcctcctcttcctccagtgATGGCCGGAAGAAGCGGGGGAAGCACAAggacaagaagaggaagaagaagaagaagaaaaggaagaagaagttgaagaagaaaagcaaggagGAGGTAAAGCTGCAGCAGGACGAGGCTCTGCCGGGACCCTCGCTCGACCAGTGGCACAGATCGGCTGAGGAGGAAGAGCATGGGCCAG TCCTGACGGATGAACAGAAGTCCCGCATCCAGGCCATGAAGCCCATGACCAAGGAGGAGTGGGATGCCCGGCAGAGCATTATCCGGAAGGTGGTGGACCCAGAGACAGGACGCACCAG gctcaTTAAGGGAGATGGTGAGGTCTTAGAGGAAATCGTGACGAAGGAACGACACAGAGAGATCAACAAG CAAGCCACCCGAGGGGATGGCCTGGCCTTCCAGATGCGAGCTGGGCTGCTACCCTGA